One window of Mesorhizobium sp. PAMC28654 genomic DNA carries:
- a CDS encoding phosphatase PAP2 family protein → MKTATRALSNWIEFPALLAGLVIAGGLWGFVELVELARATTPHTFDTEILLAFREPGQPNNPIGPPWLEGAMRDVTSLGSASVLVLITAAVIIYLLLVRRWGMALFMFVAVAGGQVLSSLLKVGIDRPRPELVSHLVTETSLSFPSGHAMLSAVTYLTLGSLAARFLHGRTTKIYVLSLAVLTTVLVGVSRIYLGVHWPSDVLAGWCAGFTWAMLCWLVARALQRRKVVDNSE, encoded by the coding sequence ATGAAGACCGCCACTCGCGCACTGTCCAACTGGATCGAATTTCCCGCGTTGCTGGCCGGGCTGGTCATTGCCGGCGGGCTGTGGGGTTTCGTGGAGCTGGTGGAACTGGCGCGGGCCACCACGCCGCATACCTTCGACACCGAAATCCTGCTCGCCTTCCGCGAGCCGGGCCAGCCCAACAATCCGATTGGCCCGCCATGGCTGGAAGGCGCCATGCGCGACGTCACCAGCCTCGGCAGCGCCAGTGTGCTCGTGCTGATCACAGCGGCGGTGATCATCTATCTGCTGCTGGTGCGTCGGTGGGGAATGGCGCTTTTCATGTTCGTGGCGGTGGCGGGCGGCCAGGTGCTGTCGAGCCTGCTGAAGGTTGGGATCGACCGGCCGCGCCCGGAACTCGTTTCGCATCTGGTGACCGAGACCTCGCTGTCCTTCCCGAGCGGCCACGCCATGCTGTCGGCGGTGACCTATCTGACGCTGGGTTCGCTCGCGGCCCGCTTCCTGCATGGGCGAACGACCAAGATCTATGTTTTGTCGCTCGCCGTCCTGACAACGGTGCTGGTCGGCGTCAGCCGCATCTATCTCGGTGTCCATTGGCCGTCCGATGTCCTGGCCGGCTGGTGCGCCGGCTTCACATGGGCAATGCTGTGCTGGCTGGTTGCGCGGGCGTTGCAGCGGCGCAAGGTGGTCGACAACAGCGAGTGA
- a CDS encoding PhoX family protein, with protein MTEDRAPDTRFRTSLLEENEGAGTNPTDNRTMGEIIAARFSRRGFLRGSLAVAAIAATVSPLALVAADDARAAEGSAFKFDELEAGIDDKHHVAPGYDADVLLRWGDPLFADSPEFDPTKQSAQAQARQFGYNNDYVGYIPIGGSAEHGMLVVNHEYTNPHLMFPGIVKIVEKDGKTSAELAPLSKEQVDVEMAAHGGTIVEIRKVSGKWQVVRDGKFNRRITSNTEMALSGPVAGHDRVKTNADPSGTKVFGTVNNCAGGVTPWGTYVMAEENIHGYFSGDLPESHKEAANYKRLGIPEGAYEWAAHYDRFNLAKEPNEPNRFGWIVEVDVDDPTSVPKKRTAMGRFKHEGAESIVARDGRVVFYLGDDERFDYVYKFVTKGTFNTNDRAANKDLLDDGTLHVARFAEDGTVEWLPIVFGQGPLTAENGFTSQADVLIETRRAADLLGATKMDRPEDIQPNAVNGKVYVMLTNNSKRKAGQVDAANPRAGNAFGHIIEIAEDGGDFAAAKGKWEVLLKCGDPAVADVGATFSTATTANGWFGMPDNCAVDSAGRLWVATDGQGPKATGRTDGLWAVDTEGPARATSKLFFRVPIGAEMCGPLFAPDDQTAFVAVQHPGDGGEDWEAFGRPSYYEDPSTRWPDFKQDMPVRPAVVAITKQGGGKIAV; from the coding sequence ATGACCGAAGATCGCGCCCCCGACACAAGATTCCGCACCAGCCTGCTCGAGGAAAACGAAGGCGCGGGCACCAACCCGACCGACAACCGCACCATGGGCGAGATCATCGCCGCGCGGTTCTCGCGCCGGGGCTTCCTGAGGGGTTCCCTCGCCGTCGCGGCCATCGCCGCCACCGTCAGCCCGCTGGCGCTTGTTGCCGCCGACGATGCTCGCGCGGCCGAAGGCTCGGCCTTCAAATTCGACGAACTCGAAGCCGGCATCGACGACAAGCATCATGTCGCGCCGGGCTATGATGCCGATGTGCTGTTGCGCTGGGGCGATCCGCTGTTTGCCGACTCACCGGAATTCGACCCGACGAAGCAGTCGGCGCAGGCGCAGGCCAGGCAGTTCGGCTACAACAACGACTATGTCGGCTACATCCCGATCGGCGGTTCGGCCGAGCACGGCATGCTGGTCGTCAACCACGAATACACCAACCCGCATTTGATGTTCCCGGGCATCGTGAAGATCGTCGAAAAGGACGGCAAGACGTCGGCCGAACTCGCCCCGCTCAGCAAGGAGCAGGTCGATGTCGAGATGGCGGCGCATGGCGGCACCATCGTCGAGATCCGCAAGGTGTCAGGCAAATGGCAGGTGGTGCGCGACGGCAAGTTTAATCGCCGCATCACCTCCAACACCGAAATGGCGCTCTCGGGCCCAGTCGCCGGCCACGACCGCGTCAAGACCAACGCCGATCCGTCCGGCACCAAGGTGTTCGGCACCGTCAACAATTGCGCCGGCGGCGTCACGCCGTGGGGCACCTATGTGATGGCCGAGGAAAACATCCATGGCTATTTCTCCGGCGACCTGCCCGAGAGCCACAAGGAAGCCGCCAACTACAAGCGTCTCGGCATTCCCGAAGGCGCCTATGAATGGGCGGCGCACTATGATCGCTTCAACCTCGCCAAGGAGCCTAATGAGCCCAACCGCTTTGGCTGGATCGTCGAGGTCGACGTCGACGATCCGACATCCGTGCCGAAGAAGCGCACTGCCATGGGCCGTTTCAAGCATGAGGGCGCCGAATCGATCGTCGCCAGGGATGGCCGTGTCGTCTTCTATCTCGGCGACGATGAGCGCTTCGACTATGTCTACAAGTTCGTCACCAAGGGCACCTTCAACACCAACGATCGCGCGGCCAACAAGGACCTGCTCGACGACGGCACGCTGCATGTCGCCAGGTTCGCCGAGGACGGCACGGTGGAATGGCTGCCGATCGTCTTCGGCCAGGGACCGCTGACCGCCGAGAACGGCTTTACCAGCCAGGCCGACGTGCTGATCGAGACGCGGCGTGCCGCCGACCTGCTCGGCGCCACCAAGATGGACCGGCCCGAGGACATCCAGCCCAATGCCGTCAACGGCAAGGTCTATGTCATGCTGACCAACAATTCGAAGCGCAAGGCCGGCCAGGTCGATGCCGCCAACCCGCGCGCGGGGAATGCCTTCGGCCACATCATCGAGATCGCCGAGGACGGGGGTGATTTCGCGGCTGCCAAAGGCAAGTGGGAAGTGCTGCTGAAATGCGGTGACCCGGCCGTGGCCGATGTCGGCGCCACCTTCTCGACGGCAACAACGGCCAATGGCTGGTTCGGCATGCCCGACAACTGCGCCGTCGATTCGGCCGGGCGTCTGTGGGTCGCCACCGACGGCCAGGGCCCGAAAGCCACCGGCCGCACGGATGGCCTGTGGGCGGTGGATACGGAAGGGCCGGCGCGGGCAACCTCAAAGCTGTTCTTCCGCGTACCGATCGGCGCCGAAATGTGCGGCCCGCTGTTCGCACCGGATGACCAGACCGCCTTCGTCGCCGTCCAGCATCCTGGCGATGGCGGCGAGGACTGGGAAGCGTTCGGCCGCCCGTCCTACTATGAGGACCCGTCGACCCGCTGGCCCGACTTCAAGCAGGACATGCCGGTGCGGCCGGCGGTCGTCGCCATCACCAAGCAGGGCGGCGGCAAGATCGCGGTCTGA
- a CDS encoding DUF6622 family protein produces the protein MSLQLVRRCRKALTGKLALPVLAAGLILASGGGALAAETHVPSLNSILSHTPVWVWPLILYGLFIGWNRTRARIVAPRRLFVMPALITGLALYNLASSGISVSGLLGFACGAVAGALTGIAVARRRPAKMLADGRLALQGDWVPLVLIVAIIVIRYAKGVALGVDPALAEIPSFILASAFLSGFFAAMMIARTVGVLPSGFFRNEARKSDGVANPL, from the coding sequence ATGTCCCTTCAACTTGTCCGCCGCTGCCGGAAGGCCTTGACGGGCAAGCTGGCCCTTCCCGTTCTTGCCGCGGGCCTCATCCTGGCTTCCGGCGGCGGTGCGCTGGCCGCCGAGACCCATGTCCCCAGCCTGAACAGCATACTTTCCCACACGCCGGTCTGGGTGTGGCCGCTGATCCTCTACGGCCTGTTCATCGGCTGGAACCGGACCAGGGCCCGCATCGTGGCGCCGCGCCGGCTTTTCGTCATGCCTGCGCTCATCACCGGTCTTGCTCTCTACAACCTGGCCTCGTCCGGTATCTCAGTCAGCGGACTGCTCGGTTTCGCCTGCGGCGCCGTGGCTGGCGCCTTGACCGGCATCGCGGTTGCGCGTCGCCGCCCCGCCAAGATGCTCGCCGACGGCCGGCTGGCGCTGCAGGGCGATTGGGTGCCGCTGGTCCTCATCGTCGCCATCATCGTCATCCGCTATGCCAAGGGCGTCGCCCTGGGCGTGGACCCCGCACTGGCTGAGATCCCCAGCTTCATTCTGGCGAGCGCCTTCCTGTCGGGTTTCTTCGCCGCAATGATGATTGCCCGCACAGTCGGCGTCCTTCCTTCGGGTTTCTTTCGCAACGAAGCGCGGAAGTCGGATGGCGTCGCCAACCCCCTGTAG
- a CDS encoding helix-turn-helix transcriptional regulator, with translation MTSTMGPSASFRLTTDMVPERDRVEITREVYGRTVLKVDLDPLAPAEVDMRVRALPGLGIATGSSSEFRVHRSTSLIDSDDLILLALLDGTSVMKHRGREEPVGNGRALMMSGEEVGLNLIGPGGIRFVNMSFSLKQLSPLIGDPASVLMRPLQTDAGAMRLLLDYVQSIHEVGDTLTPETWHLAATHIFDLTALALGATRDAAEIARGRGVRVARLRAIKADIIAHGGHVDLSAEDVATRHRLSSRYVRKLFESEGTSLSDFMLRQRLVRAHRMLGDISHAGRSITDIAYEAGFNDLSYFNRAFRRRYDATPSDVRAASVKSVGTATDEEGKL, from the coding sequence ATGACTTCGACGATGGGGCCGTCTGCTTCGTTTCGATTGACGACCGACATGGTTCCGGAGCGGGATCGTGTCGAGATCACGCGTGAGGTCTATGGCCGCACGGTGCTGAAAGTAGACCTTGATCCTCTCGCACCCGCTGAGGTCGACATGCGGGTGCGCGCGCTGCCCGGCCTCGGCATCGCCACCGGCAGTTCTTCGGAATTCAGGGTTCATCGCTCGACGTCGCTGATCGACAGTGACGACCTGATCCTGCTGGCGCTGCTCGACGGAACCAGCGTGATGAAGCACCGTGGCCGCGAGGAGCCGGTCGGCAACGGCCGTGCGCTGATGATGAGCGGCGAAGAAGTTGGCCTCAACCTGATTGGTCCCGGCGGCATTCGCTTCGTCAATATGAGCTTCTCGCTGAAGCAGCTTTCGCCGCTGATCGGCGATCCGGCATCCGTGCTGATGCGTCCCTTGCAGACCGATGCCGGGGCGATGCGGCTGTTGCTCGACTATGTCCAGTCGATCCACGAGGTCGGTGATACGTTGACGCCCGAGACTTGGCACCTTGCGGCGACACATATCTTCGACCTCACCGCGCTCGCCTTGGGCGCGACAAGAGACGCGGCCGAGATTGCGCGAGGGCGCGGCGTGCGTGTCGCCCGGTTGCGCGCCATCAAGGCCGACATCATCGCCCATGGCGGGCATGTCGACCTGTCGGCCGAGGATGTCGCCACCCGCCACCGGCTATCGTCGCGCTATGTGCGCAAGCTGTTCGAGAGTGAGGGCACCTCGCTGTCGGATTTCATGCTGCGCCAGCGGCTGGTCCGCGCGCATCGCATGCTCGGCGATATCAGCCATGCCGGCCGCAGCATCACGGACATTGCCTACGAGGCCGGCTTCAACGACCTCTCCTATTTCAACCGGGCATTCCGCCGCCGCTACGACGCGACGCCCTCGGATGTGCGCGCGGCATCTGTCAAATCGGTCGGCACCGCGACGGACGAGGAGGGGAAGCTGTAG
- a CDS encoding CHAD domain-containing protein encodes MSFRIDPRLPLTGEVRRILAEEIGKALVHLDAALGQPEQALHKCRKRLKNVRALLRLVRSGDEIFFVAENQCYRDVAGLLAGPREATALIETVDRLAADFPEHCADGGLNVVRERLVARQQALHAGADLAATIDTAIAACEAGRSRIGTLALPDLPEQAADILAEGARLTLRRARKALGRAGSRGDADDFHDLRKAAKTHGMHLSLLGRLWPTPIKARRKAVDELGERLGELHDVLVMRALLDAEDWPLGPPKETRLLAKLLKRSEKHLKKTCLAEAADLFGDSPKRSTRKLARKARDDLAGAARHEEDAPAAA; translated from the coding sequence ATGAGCTTCCGCATTGATCCGCGCCTTCCGCTGACCGGCGAGGTCAGGCGTATCCTCGCCGAGGAAATCGGCAAGGCGCTCGTCCATCTTGACGCGGCACTTGGCCAGCCGGAACAGGCGCTGCACAAATGCCGCAAGCGGCTGAAGAATGTGCGTGCCTTGCTGCGCCTCGTTCGTTCCGGAGACGAAATATTCTTCGTCGCCGAAAACCAGTGTTACCGTGATGTGGCGGGACTGCTTGCCGGGCCGCGTGAAGCGACGGCGCTGATCGAGACCGTCGACCGGCTGGCGGCGGATTTCCCAGAACATTGCGCCGATGGCGGGCTGAACGTGGTGCGCGAGCGGCTCGTCGCACGCCAGCAGGCGCTTCATGCCGGCGCCGATCTCGCCGCGACGATCGATACCGCGATCGCCGCCTGCGAGGCCGGCAGGAGCCGCATCGGTACGCTTGCCCTCCCCGATCTGCCCGAGCAGGCCGCTGACATATTGGCTGAAGGCGCCCGCCTCACCCTGCGTCGCGCCAGGAAGGCCCTGGGCAGAGCGGGGTCGCGTGGCGACGCCGACGATTTCCACGATCTGCGCAAGGCAGCCAAGACCCACGGCATGCATCTGTCGCTGCTTGGACGGCTTTGGCCGACGCCGATCAAGGCCAGGCGCAAGGCGGTTGACGAACTCGGCGAAAGACTGGGTGAGCTGCATGATGTGCTGGTCATGCGCGCCCTTCTCGACGCGGAGGACTGGCCGCTCGGGCCGCCGAAGGAGACGCGGCTTCTTGCCAAGCTGCTGAAGCGCTCGGAAAAGCATTTGAAGAAAACATGCCTCGCCGAGGCCGCCGACCTGTTCGGGGACAGCCCCAAGCGGTCGACAAGGAAACTTGCCCGCAAGGCGCGCGACGATCTGGCTGGTGCGGCAAGGCATGAAGAGGATGCGCCAGCCGCTGCCTGA
- a CDS encoding LytTR family DNA-binding domain-containing protein, translated as MKDTLLHSTLREMQALLFSPRFWGALAAVSAILGLTGPFGTYQQLELLPRFAYWLALALVTFIAGHLAMRLTLGIVFGNAGAQPVRTVVAGIAAGVPVTLVVLLFNHALFGGPVPPVAEVARLFVNCSLIAAAISFLSTLAGRGARNVPASDGAPADELAGNDAKQDALDQFPPSVSPPSQSARSALNDRLPHAIRGKLAYLSMQDHYVEVHTDKGTTLVLMRLADAIREAGDIPGLQIHRSHWVALDAVTGNRRKDGKLFLKLGESVLLPVSRSYADAVRKAGLI; from the coding sequence GTGAAAGACACGCTGTTGCATTCCACGCTTCGCGAAATGCAGGCTTTGCTGTTCTCGCCGCGCTTCTGGGGCGCGCTTGCGGCCGTGTCGGCGATCCTTGGCCTCACCGGGCCGTTCGGGACCTACCAGCAGCTCGAGCTTCTGCCGCGCTTCGCCTACTGGCTGGCGCTGGCCCTGGTCACTTTTATCGCCGGCCATCTGGCCATGAGGCTGACGCTTGGTATCGTCTTCGGCAATGCCGGCGCGCAGCCGGTCCGCACCGTGGTTGCCGGCATCGCGGCGGGGGTGCCGGTGACGCTGGTCGTGTTGCTGTTCAACCACGCGCTGTTCGGCGGCCCTGTTCCGCCAGTGGCCGAGGTTGCAAGACTCTTCGTCAACTGCAGTCTGATAGCGGCGGCGATTTCCTTCCTTTCCACTCTGGCCGGCAGAGGTGCGCGAAACGTCCCTGCCAGTGACGGTGCACCGGCCGACGAGCTCGCCGGCAATGATGCGAAGCAGGATGCGCTCGATCAATTCCCACCTTCGGTATCGCCTCCGTCGCAATCCGCGCGATCGGCTCTGAACGACCGGCTGCCGCATGCCATACGCGGAAAGCTCGCCTATCTGTCGATGCAAGATCACTACGTCGAAGTGCATACAGACAAGGGGACGACGCTCGTCCTGATGCGGCTTGCCGACGCCATCCGCGAGGCCGGCGACATCCCCGGCCTGCAAATCCACCGCTCGCATTGGGTGGCGCTGGATGCCGTCACCGGCAACCGGCGCAAGGACGGCAAGCTGTTCCTGAAACTGGGAGAGAGCGTGCTGCTCCCGGTCAGCCGGTCCTATGCCGATGCCGTGCGCAAGGCAGGGCTTATCTAG